The Rattus rattus isolate New Zealand chromosome 8, Rrattus_CSIRO_v1, whole genome shotgun sequence genome contains the following window.
GGTGATACCATCCTTTAGTATAGCAAGAAGATATACAAAAAAAcccctctgttttctctcctaTGATAAGTTTATAAAACGATTTCTACCATTTTCTGAGATTGAAATAActacatcattttctccttcctcttcctacttTCAAACACGTCTATAAAAATCCTATCCTATGTTTTCATTCATGttgatgtcttccttttcacaaatatgcataccatacatacatgtacatacagacacatatgcacaactTTCTCAGCCTATgctatttatatgtatattttggagTCTATGTTAATGGATAAGTTTTATGTAAGACCTTTCTTGAGACATCCCTAAAATTGATATAAATCATATAAGATTTACAACTTATTTTGAACAATATTTTCATTGTGAGATGCCCAAAATGAAGCCAATTCACATATTATTCACCCAACATAGAGTATCTTGATGTGTTTGGTGTGAATATAACTTATATAAAGTGAGAAGATAATTCTAAGATGTAATTTGTTCagactcaaatatatatatatatatatatatatgtatatatatataatctcagaGCATTGTTAAGTATTGTTAACATGTGGAGCACTGGGACTCCAGAACTGAATCATATTTTATAATTGAATCGATTTAGCCTTGATTAACATTTCTTGACTTAGTCTCTGATGTACTCCAGAAAGCAGGAGAGTGATGTATAGGCCTTCCCAGCACATGTGTCATATGTATGGAAAAACATCAGTTGTAATTTCTCTGTTCACTTTactttcactttttcctttttatctccaCAGATTCTATTACAGAAGAATGGTCCTCACAAATGGCTCTTTGGTAACAGAATTCATTCTCTTGGGATTAACAGATAACCCTGACCTCCAAATACCCCTGTTCTTAGTTTTCCTAGTTATGTATACGATCACTGCTTTTGGGAACTTGACCTTGATCCTTCTAACTGTGCTGAACACTCACCTTCACACCCCtatgtactttttcctctttaactTGTCTTTCATAGACCTCTGCTATTCTTCTGTTGTTACACCCAAAATGCTGATGAACTTTGTACTAAAGGAGAACATTATTGGTTTTGCAGGCTGTATGACTCAACTCtacttcttctgtttttttgtcaTCTCTGAATGCTACGTCCTGACAGCAATGGCCTATGATCGTTATGTCGCTATTTGCAATCCACTCATGTATAATGTTGCCATGTCCCCTAAAGTCTGTTCTTATCTTATGCTTGGTTCATATTTGATGGGATTTTTTGATGCCATGATCCATACTGGCTGCATCCTGAGACTGACCTTCTGTGATGGGAACACCATCAACCACTACTTCTGTGATCTTCTGCCTTTGATGCAGCTCTCCTGCACAAGCACCTATGTAAACGAGGTAGAGATTTTCATTGTAGGGGGGAAAGATATCACTGTACCCAGTATTATCATCTTTATTTCTTATGGCTTCATCCTCTCTAATATCctccaaataaaatcaaatgtggGCAGATCTAAAGCCTTCAACACCTGCAGCTCCCATATAATTGCTGTTTCCCTGTTTTATGGGTCAGGTGCATTTATGTACCTAAAACCCTCCTCAGCTGGATCTTTGAATGAGGGGAAAGTGTCTTCTGTCTTCTATACCATTGTGGTCCCCATGATGAACCCTTTAATCTACAGCTTGAGAAACAAAGATGTTAAACTTGCCCTGAGAAAAACTTTGAGCACGAAAATGTTTTAGAGGTAAACTTTTTATCCGTATGACAATTGTGACAAATGTCAGTTTTTCTTGGTGTAGTCCCTGTTTCACTCCCTTTCTTTGTCATCACAGTGTAGTCATTTCTGTTATTGCTTCCATATTTTTGGCATATGTCTTTTATTTCCCCAGGGCTGTCATGTGTACTTTCAGTATTTCAATGTTTAAAGATAGTTATTATTAATTGAAGgctttttaaaattgctattcTAGAATTTGTTCTGAAAAAATAATGTGCcagtgtttaaataaaataaaaatgtttagttaGTATCATTAGTATCATAATTGACAAtgctgtttaattatttttttttaaaattcctttgttctaattcatttgtttctttacaaattacaaaaatttctatataaatatagaactcagaaccactTTTAAACACTTTAGCCATAATGTTAttataaggatatatatatatatatatatatatatatatatatagagagagagagagagagagagagagagagcaagattaaAGAGTTTAATGAGATTAGATATACTTCGTGTAAAAAtgctcattaaataaaataaaaagtccagGGTAGTCTATTAGACTTGATATCATGTCTATCACTTTTTAATATGGTCTCAatctcctgcatttttaaaataacattttactaAGACAAAATTGGTATAAGCAGTCTCTTTTCGAATTTGACTGTGGATTCTTGCTCAATTAAATGCTAATTCAAAGAgcattcctttgttttattttctccatcataCCCTTGGTCAGAAAACAAGTTGATATCTCTCTTTTTGTGTAGGAGATTACATATTTTGACAGTGCAACCTGGAAATGATTGGCTGATATTTGACCCtggcattcatttctttctcttttcttttctttcttctttctttcttttttccttctttctttctttctttctttctttctttctttctttctttctttcttcctttcttctttctttctttctttctttcttcttttctttctttctttctttttttctttctttctttcacttttggaAAGACTTGaactttattttatacttttttgtttttgttttaaaaattagtatattctttttaagattttttatttacatttcaagtattattcctttttctgctttcctgGAAATAAACcgctcatttctttttaaaagatattgcaATGCTTTCAGAACGTTCTATAGCTCTGCTGACAATGCTTTATGCTGTGGTTTCTATTTGAATGACTGATTCATAGTTTCTCTTTGGTTCTTTTCAGTGTCTTTATTTGTATCTTGATTTCTATGTTAAGGTTTCCTCTTTGCTAATGTGTTATTTTTGCCATGTGTTCCTGCATTGTCTGTGTCTTATATTGATTTCTATGTTTCACTCATTTGCGTATTTGAGAACTCTATGTAGTCATGGATCCCTATGTAAAGTATGCATTGGAAGTTTTATAGATGTGTATTTTTTGGTATTCTAGACTTTCACCAAATAAGTTTTTTGGAGAAtagtaaattttatgttttttttggaattatatattatatatatatatattctattcatCCAAACTTTGATTTGAGTCTGTGCTTTATTCCAtagttgaaaataaatatattatgaagTGAGTGGAGATGTATaacattttgtttctgaaaaaTCAGTAAAATTATATACCAATGATGTTGAATAATTTATACAAAACAACCCacatattttatttggttttggcttgtttgttttgtgaaagtTTTTTGGAGgatgttaattttatttctttcagatttgGCATTGTTTCATACatattctctctgtttttgtctctgcttGAGAAACATGAAGTTGAATAGGTACAGAGGTGAGAGGATCTGGAAAGAGATGGGTGAGTGGAAAAATTATGAACATAATGTTTAtgaaaaattgtaataaaattataaaaccaaTAGGTAGTTACTTATGAATAATGCTctaaaatacacatatttataagAACCAAGTTTATTATACAGACATATGTTTTCAGTTCCACTCACTACCACTTAGAGGTAGACCTGCTAACATAGTGTCTATTCgtaattttgtaaatattatCTTACACAATTAAGCATTTCTGTTTCGTTACATTTCTCTTCCATTGTTAATGCTTATGTACAGAATGCaaaagatgtcagatcccctccGCTGCCATAAAGACTTgtcaatatctttcttttttattacctACCACAGGGAGTAATATTGGAATTTATAGAAAAACCAGCTTAACTGAGTGTGTATCCTGTGAGATTAGTAGCAATACTTAAAATACTCTGCAAATATACTTTCAAATCAACTGAAAAAACACAATCCACTTCAGAAAATAGAGATAATACCAATGCTCACGACACTGACCTGATCCCATAGTCTGAGGCACGTTTCAGGGATCCAGGAAAAGATTTCCCTAAATGTGATACTCatgaaagcagcagcagcaggatcaGCAGTTTTGAACTATTGAGAAAGGGAAACTTGGGAATCCCACTGAAGACATGCTGATGCACAGATTTTGAGATGCACCTCAGCTGTACTGTCCATAAATAAGTATGATATTGGTGTGCCCAAGATTATCAGAaggtagatttttttcaaagcatCTTCCCTATAAACCTCAACTCTACTGACTGCTAGTTAAGAAAGCACAATTAACCACAAAAAAGGATGATGAAGAAACACGAAAACAATTTTTTGAAAGGAACATTAAATGACTGGAAAGGATCAGCAACTTCTAATAGTGAGATGTACATTTTTCATACATGTTATTAAGAATTAATTAGAGACATAAAATTGGCTAGCAGGTAATAAATTTgtaaaaagaatttctggggtttTAATGTAATTCCATGAATACTTACTTATATGTTTTATTTAGGATATTTTCAATTGtcattattcattatttcattaatGGTAAAAGGGAAATTACAGGACTCTCACACATTAGCCACTTTCAAGGGTGAATATGACATCATGGAGCCATATCTCTGATGTATGTGCAATGGAAGTTTAAAAATAGTGGAAAATCATTTTGGTTTTTATAGAACAATAGGTTCTTTCCTTTATATTCACAATTGAAAAATCATCTGTTTTTGGCTGCTGACCCAGCAGTGACATAGCTAGATCCCTTGGTAGACATAGTTTTAGTTTTGAGAAAATGTCTATTTTACTGTTCTACTTCATTTGCCATGAGATGCATGGGACTAGatgaataaattattattataattgacCGAGGCATGCAGTGTAAATGAATGAAGACATCATACTTCTGGTTTATTTGTGGACCACTATTTTTCAGGAAGAGAATCTATTCCTTTCTAGAAAACTAGTAACAATAAGCATTAGTATATCTGAAAGAAATTGCAGTGATTAAATTTTTGCTACTCCTTTCAAATATTGACAATTTCACTGTATCTTTGTATACTTAACAGAATGAGATGTTCAAACTATAATTTAAATGAAGTTTCGATGCAGACAACTTTTATGCTGGCtacttttttatataaatttgacATAGGCTAGAGACATCAAGAAACAGGAAACCTCAGTTGAAAAAATGACTCCATAAAACAGGAACACGAACCATATTTGTGGTTGATGATTGGTGGCCTAACACACTATAGGGTAATACCAACCATGGGCAGGTGTCCTTGAGTTCTGTAACAAATAGGGTGGGCAAGTCATGGAAGTAAACAAGCAAGCAGTGTCCCTTCATGCCCTCTGCCAGATAAATCctagagttcctgtcctgactcctttTGATGATAGATCATAAAGATACAAGCTGAAGTAACCCTTTCCCTCTCAAGAGGCCTTTGTTCATGATGTTCTAATACAACAAAAGAAACTCTAGCTCAATCAACATGCTGAAATGTATAGCACTACTCCCAGGAAATTGTGTGTAATTGGCAATTGTATGATACCTTGTGACTTGTGGTTGGATGTACAATAAAAGGCATTACTGGTGATCTTAATTTACAACTAAGATTGGATAATATATCCTATGGATAAAGGTACCATgcactttaatcacaggacactGAGAAATCAAGAAGGCATGAGCTAGAACCTATTATTCTTTTGGCCAGATCTTGAGATGCTAGAGTATATCATGCAGGATGCTGGTAGAGAAACATTTTCAACAATTTTATTCATCTGTGAACCCGGGAAGCTGGAGTACCTTCCTGCCAGGCACAATGTGCTCATTATCCCAATAGTAGCATTCCTGTTCTAGAAATAACCATTCATTACATTTCTGAGGTTCAGTCAACAAGAGGGAATTCTGCATGTTATTGTATATGTAACCCTGATCAATAATAGCCCATGGCAAATGTTGCCCACACATATTTTGAGGAGATGTAATAAATTTGTTTTGCTAATGAGCAAGGTGTAaattgtagtttttaaaaagatgcataTATCCAGAAATTTGATTCTCCTTGACTTAGACAGAAACTTTAACTTAGTAGTGTATTGCAGAGTTAAAGCAGAGACCCATAATACTGGACAAAGTACAAAGAATCAGTAAGAGTTTAATGTTCATCTCTAAATGTAACATCTATATCACTCCCAAGTTTCAGAAAGCAACAAGAGAGTGAAGAAAGCGTGTTAGACCCAAAAGATAGGGGGAGGTGTggtgtgaaatgttttctttgagaaAGAATATAACCATTGCATTCATGAACTTAGAGTAACTGTGATGAACTAAACATGAATTGAACAAAATTGGCACATCTTCACTCAATACCGATGGTGGGGACATCATCAGTATTCACCCCTTCCTGAAGAATTATTGGCAGTTATTGCCTGTTAGAGAAGGAGATCTTTCTTCCAGTGAAATAACTACTTATGTTTTCCATGTTCTAATAAACAGAACATACAAATAGTAGTATGGCaacaaaaatttttaatattaaagatttaataaaaatctaatttATTATATAGAAATTATGTTATATTACCTATTttcaaaatacccatacacacacacaacatattaTATGAATATTGCAACTAACTCTCTATCCTAGTTGTCATCCCAAATACAAGGGTATAACAGCAATGCTATTTGGACTTAGTTAATTACTTtataaatatgattatatatCTATTCATAAATAATTCATAGTGAAAATGTATCTGTATCAAGGAATTTCAAGTTACATAACTACACATTATTCAtaaaagtttgtattttattttattttgcatataaaataatgaCTTTCTCACTGTATACATAGACATAATTGTGATTTTTCATACTTATCGCCATTACATATTCTTCTCCTTTCTTGGTTACACTAAACATTATGCTCATGTATTTTCAACCATACAGGATGGAAAACCtgtgatgtttatttttctgagtcttgTTTATGTTTATTAACCTCAAAATCTGTTTTTGGCATTCTCCTTCTAAAGTTTCAATTTTTGTTATGCTTGTGTaaaatttcagtgtgtgtgtgtgtgtgtgtgtgtgtgtgtgtatgtgtgtgtaaaaccttCATGGAATACATTGAGACAATAGTTCATTTTCACCCTTTGATCTACATTTTCATGCACAGATTTAGAATGGTCCCTGTGGCCATTGTTGTCTCTCACCCCTTTTGAATGCACCAATGTTCACTGCAACAAAATCTCTATGATAATCTATCTTATCTAATTATTTCAATGGAGATCAAAAAAACTGAGTAGAAGAATCCAAGTGGAGAAGcaatgagagtgtggtgttgtaGATCATAAGTGGGAAAGATTCCATACTAATTTTCATAGTGGCTACACAGATAGTAGATAGGCATTCCCCCTTGCAcctgttatttgtttttcttgatagAAAATATTCTTATAGAATTTAAATGTGTAAAGCAATATTCAAATAAATAGCTTTCCAGATGATGAAGGAGGTAGGAAGGATGAAGccattaaagtgtgtgtgtgtgtgtgtgtgtaattacaaGGGCATGAAATTTAGGGATGATATAGTTCCAGCACGAACTGTTGCTGAtcttgaataacaacaaaaacaacagagagtcaacatacatatggaaactgaacaactctctactcaatgatatcttggtCAGGAAGAAATACGGTAATTAAAAATTTCCtggtatttaaataaaatgttgataTATAATACCCTAATTGAtctgacacaatgaaagcagtgctaagaagaaaattcatagtactGAGTACCATTGTAAAGATGGAGAGATGTTACACTAGCAACTGCAAATTATACAGGAGaactctagaacaacaacaacaacaacaacaacaacaacaacaacaacaacaaaaaactcatgTAAGACgtatagatggcaggaaatagtcaaatgcAGTGCTGAAATCCACCAAATAGAAACATagagaacaatacaaataattaacaaaacctaaaactgtattttttttggagagaatcaacaatatagataaaccagtagccaaactaactaaagtgTCCTGCAACAGtatgtaaattaacaaaatcaaaaagaagagggagacataacaacaaaagagGGTTGTTGgattgtattaaaaaaaagtcatcagaccCTACTATAAAGTTTATGCTCAAGAAattgaaaatctagatgaaatggatgggtttctagacagataccacataccaaaggtAAATCAAGAGAAGGTAAATTTTCTGCACAAGTCTATAtaccataaggaaatagaaatactcattaaaaacctcccaacccaaagagtccagggtcagaaatatttagtacagaattctaccagaccttcaaagaagacctgatatcaATTTgactcaaactattccataaaatagaaacagaacaatttgcaaattcatctggaataccaaaaaccccaggatagctaaaactatcaacaaaaaaaatgacttccgggagaatcactctccctgaactcaagccgtagtacagagcaatagtgataaaaaactgcatggtattgggacagagacagacagatagaccagtggaatagaagtgaagacccaaaaataaacccacacacatatggtcacttgatttttgacaaaggagccaaaaccatccaagggAAAAAAGATAGGGTTTTCaccaaatagtgctggttcaaaaggaggtcagcatgtagaagaatggagatcgatacatgcttatcaccctgtacaaagcttaagtccaagtggatcaaggacctccacaacaaaccagatacactcaaactaatagaagaaaaagtggggaagaatcttgaacacaggggcactggagaaaatttcctgaacaaatcaccaatggcttatgctctaagatcaagaatcgacaaaagggATCTCattaaactacaaagcttctataaagcaaaggacactgttgttaggacaaaatggcaaccaacacattcggaaaatatctttaccaatcttacaactgatagagggctcatatgcaaaatatacaaaaaactcaagaagttagactgcagggaaataaataaccctattaaaaaatggggttcagagctaaacaaagattcacagctggggaatgctgaatggctgagaagcacttaaagaaatgttaaacatctttagtcataagggaaaagcaaatcaaaacaaccctgagattccctctcacaccagtcagaatggctaagatcaaaaactcaggtgacagtagatgctgggaatgatgtggagaaaagatCAATCCTTCatttttgttgggattgcagactggtacaaccattctggaaatcagtctgggggttcctcagaaaagtagacattgcactacctgagcacccagctatacctctcttgggcatatacccaaaagatgccccaacatataacaaagacacgtgctccactatgttcatagcagccttatttataatagccagaagctggaaagaacccagatgcccttcaacagaggaatggatatagaaaatgtggtagtctacacaatggaatactactcagctatcaaaaacaatgactttatgaaattcataggcaaatggatggaactggaaaatatcgtcctgaatgaggtaacccaatcacagaaaaacacacatggtatgcactcattgataagtggatattagtccaatgctcgaattaccctagatgcacagaacacatgaaactcaagaaagatggccaaaatgtggatgcttcactccttctttaaaggggaacaagaaaacccttgggagagaatagggaggcaaagtttcgaacagagcctgccccacatgtggctcagacatatacaggcaccaagctagataagatggatgaagcaaagaagtgcaggctgacaggaaccggatgtagatccctcctgagagaaacagccagaatatggcaaatacataggcaaatgtcagcagcaaaccacttaactggaAACAAGACCACCGTTGAAGAAATccgagaaaggattgaaagagctgaaggggcttgagaccccatacaaacaacaatgccaaccaactagagcttgcagggactaagctactatcCAAattctatacatggactgaccctgggatccaactgcataggtagcaatgaatagtctagtaagggcaccagtagaaggggatgatgcccttggttctgctatGGCTGGACCCCCAGCGAACGGGATTCAAGgtggagggcagcaatggggggaggattgggaggggaccacccatatagtatgggagggggaggggttggtggatgttggcatggaaaccgggaaaggaaataatattggaaatgtaaataagaaatacccaatttaataaagatggaaaaaaattaaaaacaatgaataaaaaaagaaacagaaggaatgctacctaattctttctatgaagccacaatgtCTCTGATACCTAAACACAAGGTCCTAGACAAAACACAGATCTTAAGACCAATTTCAcgtatgaatattaatgcaaatatattcaataatattCTTGAAAACTGAGATCAGgaatatatcaaaacaatcattcaccaggATCAAGTATTCCTCATTCCGGGAAGAAAGGTTGGTCCAATATTTGAatatccattaacataatccactatataaacaaactcaatgaaaaaaaaacacatgatcatctgtTTAGATGCAGATAATGTATTTGAAAAAAGTACAATACCCTTTCAAGTTAAAATTactggagaaatcaggaattcaaggcacatacataaacataataaaatcaatttaattcAAACCAAcaataaatatcaaattaaatggagagataatggaaggaatcccactaaaatcagggacaaggatGTACACTTTCCCCATATCTATCAAATATAGTATTCCATGTGCTAGATTAAACAGAAACAGATCAAGGGGATTCAAactgcaaagaaaaaataaaggtataaCTATTTGCAgtttatatgatagtatacatatgtgaccccaaaattctaccagagaacttgtCCAGCTGATAAACATGTTCAGTAACGTGGCCAGAAATAAATtaagctcaaacaaatcagtagccttctttatacaaataataaaaaggctgagagagaaattaaggaaacaactcccttcacaaagCCACAGATAATATCCAATATtgtggggtaactctaaccaaacaatgaaagatctgtatgacaagaacttcaagtctctcaagaaagaaatggaagtagatctcagaaaatggagagatctcccatactcctagattggcagaattaatatagtaaactgGTCATCCTTCCAGAGGCAATccacatattcaatgcaatccccatcaaaatctcatcgcaattcttcaaagacacagaaagagaagttcttaaattcatctggaaaggcaaaaagcccagaatagcaaaaataattcttaacaattaaAGAATGGCTTGGAGAATTACCATCCCTGCACTGAAGCtcttttacagagcaatagtgataaaaaaaaactgcatggtattgatatagaCAAgtttatcaatggaatagaattgaagacccagtaattaaaccatacatgtacacacacttgatcCTTGACAGAgatgccaaaaatatacaatgggaaaaagaaagcatcttccataaatggtgctgatcaaactggctgtgtgtgtctagaaaaatgaaaatagacccatatttgtcaccttccAAAAAGGTCAATAACAAGTGAACAAAGGACCtgaacataaagccagatacactgaatctaatagaagaaaaagcagaataaagccttgaactcattggaacagggaaatttcctaaaaagACCTCCAATGACTCAATCTCTAAGACCatgaattgataaatgagacctcatgaaactggaaagcttctgtaagcaaagaacatagtcaataagacaaatcagcaacctacagactgagaaaagtcttcactaaccccTCATCTGATAGACGGtgaatgtccaaaatatataaagaattcaagaagctaagcagagagagagagagagagagagagagagagagagagagagagagagagagagagagagagagagaagagaatagagACACACTAGAGGAACCTTGAATGGCTGagcagcacctaaagaaatgtacaaagtccttagtcatcaaggaaatgcaaattaaaataaacatggaaTACAGATTTTGGGGAGGATGAGGgaaaagaggaatattcctccattgctggtgggattacaaactgatacaaccactctggaaatcaacttggaggttcctcataatattggaaatagatctacctgagtacccagcaataccactcttgggaatataccccaaatgtgtaccactatgtacatagcagccttatttgtgatagccagaagctggaaacaacccagatgtcccttgacagaagaatggatacagaatatgttgTTGTTAACTTATACAATGTAGTACTgatcagctattaagaatgaggatatcttGAGTTTTAGAGGCAataggatggaactagaaaaaaatcatcctgaatgacataaatcagatccaaaaggacatgcatgacatgtactcactaataggtggatattagacaaaaatgaaaaaaaaatatccaagataGTTCACAAAACACATCAATGTGCATAAGCTGAAGTGGCCAAGTAAGGATACCTCAATCCTATTTGTGTAGGAGAAGAAAACTATTACAAGTGGGTAGGGAGGGACGAAGGGACATAGGAGGGAAAGGTGATGGGGTAGGGAAAAGAGGTGAACATGAACAGGTATTAGATGGGCTAAAAGGAATGAAGCCATGAAGGccagcagaaggaatggaaacaggcaaccttcgCAGGTAGAAGACTTGGAGTACCTTCtataatgtaccagagacttgtgaggtgaaagactcttaggactcaaagggatCAGTGTACCGCAGACAAAATACACAGGCATTTGGCATATTGTAGACCCCAGGTCCAGTCAAAAAACAGGGCATTAAAGTGAGGGCTCGGGTAGGTGTCCCACAGTCTAAACCctgacccatatttcttcctgtctgaaagatcATCtgtgatggaaatggagaagagcctgaggaaaaatgggcccagtgacaggcccaaaatgggatccagctcaaggctaggtaccaaggcctgacactattattgaggcTATGGAACGCTCATAAAAAGGAACCTACCTAATGTCTACCCCCAGAAAGACCacacaagcagctgaaagagtccaGTGCAGATATTtgcaacagaagctgctgactcttGCTGTTGAATTAGGGTAAAacctggaagaaactgaggagggcCACCCTGTAGGAGTACTAGCGGGGTCAATCATCATGGAActctgaggtctctcagacactggatcatcaagcaggcagcatacaccagttttTATGAggatgcaaacacatatacagtagaggtctgcctggtctatgTTCAGTGAGATACACCTAactctcaggagactggaggccttGGGGAATTTAGAGGTCTG
Protein-coding sequences here:
- the LOC116906838 gene encoding olfactory receptor 145-like — protein: MVILKRMVLTNGSLVTEFILLGLTDNPDLQIPLFLVFLVMYTITAFGNLTLILLTVLNTHLHTPMYFFLFNLSFIDLCYSSVVTPKMLMNFVLKENIIGFAGCMTQLYFFCFFVISECYVLTAMAYDRYVAICNPLMYNVAMSPKVCSYLMLGSYLMGFFDAMIHTGCILRLTFCDGNTINHYFCDLLPLMQLSCTSTYVNEVEIFIVGGKDITVPSIIIFISYGFILSNILQIKSNVGRSKAFNTCSSHIIAVSLFYGSGAFMYLKPSSAGSLNEGKVSSVFYTIVVPMMNPLIYSLRNKDVKLALRKTLSTKMF